A window of the Drosophila simulans strain w501 chromosome 2L, Prin_Dsim_3.1, whole genome shotgun sequence genome harbors these coding sequences:
- the LOC6731353 gene encoding dihydrolipoyllysine-residue acetyltransferase component of pyruvate dehydrogenase complex, mitochondrial isoform X2: MLRSLATTRNELGALRSVLLRSNNATYVRRSTGNVVVRALSSQLINSRNLQSIRSKLNTSQSPVTWSYNFARAYANLPEHIRVPLPALSPTMERGSIVSWEKKEGDKLNEGDLLCEIETDKATMGFETPEEGFLAKILIQGGTKDVPVGQLLCIIVPDQGSVAAFANFKDDGAAAAPAAPAAAPAPAPAPAAAAAPPPPPAAAPAAAAPPPAPAAAPAAAGTGRVYASPMAKRLAEAQQLRLQGQKPAAKPAAAAPAKAPKAAGTRYEDIPVTNMRAVIAKRLLESKTQLPHYYVTVQCQVDKLLKFRAKVNKKYEKQGARVSVNDFIIKAVAIASLRVPEANSAWMDTVIRKYDDVDVSVAVSTDKGLITPIVFNADRKGVLEISKDVKALAAKARDNKLQPHEFQGGTISVSNLGMFGVNQFAAVINPPQSCILAIGTTTKQLVADPDSLKGFKEVNMLTVTLSADHRVVDGAVAARWLQHFRDYMEDPSNMVL, from the exons ATGCTGCGCTCCCTTGCAACAACACGAAACGAACTTGGGGCCCTTCGCTCCGTGCTCCTGCGATCGAATAACGCCACCTATGTCCGCCGATCGACGGGAAATGTGGTAGTGCGCGCCCTCAGCAGCCAGCTGATCAACTCCCGGAATCTCCAGAGCATCAG GTCGAAACTCAACACTAGCCAGTCGCCGGTCACATGGAGCTACAACTTCGCCCGTGCCTATGCAAACCTTCCGGAACACATCAGGGTGCCACTGCCCGCGCTTTCACCCACTATGGAGCGCGGATCGATTGTCAGCTGGGAGAAGAAGGAGGGCGACAAGCTCAACGAAG GTGACCTGCTGTGTGAGATTGAGACGGACAAGGCCACCATGGGCTTCGAGACGCCCGAGGAGGGCTTTCTGGCTAAGATTCTCATCCAGGGCGGCACCAAGGACGTTCCCGTGGGCCAGCTGCTGTGCATTATCGTACCGGACCAAGGCAGCGTAGCTGCCTTCGCGAACTTCAAGGACGACGGtgccgcagcagcaccagctgctccggcagcagctccagctccagctccagcacccgcagcagcagcagcaccgccaccaccacccgccgcagctccagctgccgCTGCGCCCCCACCAgctcccgctgctgctccagctgcagcaggtACGGGCCGTGTGTATGCCAGTCCCATGGCCAAGCGACTAGCCGAGGCACAACAGCTGCGTCTACAAG GCCAGAAGCCAGCAGCCAAGCCAGCTGCTGCGGCACCTGCCAAGGCACCCAAGGCAGCTGGAACGCGCTACGAGGACATCCCGGTGACCAACATGCGCGCAGTGATTGCCAAACGCCTGCTGGAGTCAAAGACCCAACTGCCTCACTACTACGTCACTGTGCAATGCCAAGTGGATAAG CTCCTGAAGTTCCGCGCGAAGGTGAACAAGAAGTACGAGAAGCAGGGTGCCCGCGTCTCTGTGAACGACTTCATTATCAAGGCCGTGGCCATCGCCAGTCTTAGGGTTCCCGAAGCGAACTCCGCCTGGATGGACACTGTAATCCGCAAGTACGACGACGTCGACGTTTCTGTTGCTGTCTCCACAGATAAGGGTCTGATTACCCCGATTGTCTTCAATGCCGACCGCAAGGGAGTCCTGGAGATCTCCAAGGATGTCAAGGCTCTGGCAGCCAAGGCGCGCGACAACAAACTGCAGCCCCACGAATTCCAGGGTGGCACCATTTCGGTTTCTAATCTGGGCATGTTCG GTGTGAACCAGTTTGCCGCTGTTATCAACCCTCCTCAATCGTGCATCCTTGCCATTGGTACCACAACGAAGCAGTTGGTTGCTGATCCCGACAGTTTGAAGGG CTTCAAGGAGGTCAACATGCTGACGGTCACCCTGAGTGCTGATCATCGTGTTGTGgatggtgctgttgctgccaggTGGCTGCAGCACTTCCGCGACTACATGGAGGATCCTTCCAATATGGTATTGTAA
- the LOC6731357 gene encoding putative gustatory receptor 28a, translated as MAFKLWERFSQADNVFQALRPLTFISLLGLAPFRLNLNPRKEVQTSKFSFFAGIVHFLFFVLCFGISVMEGDSIIGYFFQTNITRFSDGTLRLTGILAMSTIFGFAMFKRQRLVSIIQNNIVVDEIFVRLGMKLDYRRILLSSFLISLGMLLFNVIYLCVSYSLLVSATISPSFVTFTTFALPHINISLMVFKFLCTTDLARSRFSMLNEILQDILDAHIEQLSALELSPMHSVVNHRRYSHRLRNLISTPMKRYSVTSVIRLNPEYAIKQVSNIHNLLCDICQTIEEYFTYPLLGIIAISFLFILFDDFYILEAILNPKRLDVFEADEFFAFFLMQLIWYIVIIVLIVEGSSRTILHSSYTAAIVHKILNITDDPELRDRLFRLSLQLSHRKVLFTAAGLFRLDRTLIFTITGAATCYLIILIQFRFTHHMDDTSSNSTNHLHSIHLGD; from the exons ATGGCCTTTAAGTTGTGGGAGCGCTTTTCCCAGGCGGACAATGTGTTCCAGGCACTTCGACCACTAACATTCATATCGCTATTGGGCCTGGCTCCATTTCGTTTGAATTTGAATCCACGCAAGGAGGTGCAAACATCGAAGTTCTCCTTCTTCGCCGGCATAGTGCACTTCCTGTTCTTCGTCCTGTGTTTTGGTATCTCCGTGATGGAGGGAGATTCCATAATAGGCTACTTCTTCCAGACCAATATCACGAGATTCAGCGATGGAACCCTACGCCTCACTGGCATCCTGGCCATGTCCACTATTTTCGGATTTGCCATGTTCAAGAGACAACGTTTGGTCAGCATAATACAGAACAACATAGTGGTGGACGAGATATTTGTGAGGCTGGGCATGAAGTTGGACTACCGCAGGATACTGTTGTCCAGCTTTCTCATATCCTTGGGCATGCTGCTGTTCAACGTCATTTACTTGTGTGTGAGCTATAGCCTGCTGGTCAGTGCCACCATATCGCCCTCATTTGTGACTTTCACAACCTTCGCCCTGCCGCACATCAATATCAGCCTGATGGTCTTCAAGTTTCTTTGCACCACGGACTTGGCCAGGAGCCGGTTTAGTATGTTAAACGAA ATCCTGCAGGATATTTTGGATGCCCATATTGAGCAATTAAGCGCCTTGGAACTCTCACCCATGCACTCGGTTGTCAATCACAGACGCTACTCACATCGCCTGCGAAATTTAATCAGCACGCCAATGAAGCGGTACAGTGTTACCTCCGTAATACGCCTCAATCCGGAATACGCAATCAAACAGGTGTCGAACATTCACAATCTGCTCTGCGACATTTGCCAGACCATAGAGGAATACTTCACATATCCGCTGCTGGGAATCATAGCCATATCCTTCCTATTCATTCTCTTTGATGACTTTTACATTTTGGAGGCCATTCTGAATCCCAAACGATTGGATGTCTTTGAGGCCGATGAGTTCTTTGCCTTCTTCCTAATGCAGCTCATCTGGTATATAGTGATCATCGTGCTGATCGTGGAGGGCAGCAGTCGGACTATTTTGCATAGCAGCTATACGGCAGCTATAGTTCACAAGATCCTCAATATCACCGATGATCCAGAGCTCAGAGATCGCCTTTTTCGATTGTCCTTGCAACTATCGCATCGAAAGGTCCTTTTCACAGCCGCAGGACTTTTTCGTCTGGATCGCACACTGATTTTTACG ATTACTGGTGCTGCCACTTGCTACCTCATTATCCTCATCCAGTTTCGATTCACGCATCACATGGACGACACCAGCTCCAATTCAACAAATCATTTACATTCCATTCATCTCGGCGattga
- the LOC6731356 gene encoding protein peste, whose protein sequence is MPTQNSAMWGQKSNRKLIIGIFGFCLGLFGILCGMFWVDLFDWIMQKEMALAPDTRVYDNWKSPPMDLSLDIYLYNWTNPEEFGNLSTKPILEQVGPYRFIERPDKVDIHWHPENASVSYRRRSLFYFDAEASNGSLDDEITTLNAVALSAAATAKYWPPVKRSLVDVGLKMYGAEMSVQKSIDELLFTGYNDAMIDVAMAMPIFGDEVKVPFDKFGWFYTRNGSADLTGVFNVFTGADHLTKLGQMHSWNYQENTGFFDSYCGMTNGSAGEFQPQHLKPGDSVGLFTPDMCRTIPLDYVETLDIEGLEGYKFSGGARSVDNGTQYPENLCFCGGQCVPSGVMNISSCRFGSPVFMSYPHFFNGDPYYLDQVEGLSPNQKDHEFYMVVQPSTGIPLEVAARFQVNMLVEPIQGISLYTGIPKVFFPLVWFEQKVRITPDMADQLKVLPIVMLSGHIFAGICLIVGITLLCWTPVQILLASCRNRRYDLKTKTKTNGQYKSRSQFSSAEELKSKASTLVCEKSVKGSPDSSPLLEKGRKPTIIKSQTGESVATASTAISDNKQD, encoded by the exons ATGCCAACACAAAACAGCGCGATGTGGGGCCAAAAAAGTAATCGCAAATTAATTATCGGCATTTTCGGCTTCTGCCTGGGACTATTTGGCATATTGTGCGGCATGTTCTGGGTGGACCTCTTCGATTGGATCATGCAGAAG GAAATGGCTCTGGCCCCCGACACACGTGTCTACGACAATTGGAAGAGTCCGCCAATGGATCTCAGTCTGGACATCTACCTGTACAACTGGACGAACCCGGAGGAGTTCGGCAACCTTTCCACGAAGCCCATTCTGGAGCAGGTGGGTCCTTATCGTTTTATCGAGCGACCCGATAAGGTGGACATCCACTGGCATCCAGAAAACGCATCCGTCAGCTATCGCAGGCGCAGCTTGTTCTACTTCGATGCGGAGGCCAGTAACGGCAGTCTGGACGATGAGATTACCACGCTTAATGCAGTGGCTCTG TCTGCAGCCGCCACTGCCAAATATTGGCCACCAGTTAAGCGCTCCCTTGTCGACGTGGGTCTCAAGATGTACGGCGCCGAGATGTCCGTCCAAAAATCGATCGACGAGCTCCTCTTCACCGGCTACAATGACGCAATGATCGAcgtggccatggccatgccCATTTTCGGTGATGAGGTGAAGGTTCCATTCGATAAGTTCGGTTGGTTCTATACGCGCAATGGAAGTGCCGATCTTACTGGAGTTTTTAATGTCTTCACTGGTGCCGATCACCTGACCAAACTGGGTCAGATGCACTCGTGGAATTACCAGGAGAACACTGGATTCTTTGATTCCTATTGCGGAATGACCAATGGATCCGCCGGAGAGTTCCAGCCACAGCATCTGAAACCCGGCGATAGTGTTGGTTTGTTTACGCCCGATATGTGCCGAACGATTCCGCTGGATTATGTGGAAACTTTGGATATTGAGGGACTGGAGGGTTATAAATTCTCAGGTGGAGCTCGATCTGTAGATAATG GCACTCAGTATCCCGAGAacctttgtttttgtggtgGCCAATGTGTTCCCTCGGGAGTGATGAACATCAGTTCCTGTCGCTTTGGATCTCCTGTGTTCATGTCCTATCCGCACTTTTTCAACGGCGATCCTTACTACCTAGATCAGGTAGAGGGCTTGAGTCCTAACCAGAAGGATCACGAGTTTTATATGGTTGTGCAGCCAAGTACTGGTATTCCCCTGGAGGTGGCTGCCCGATTTCAAGTGAATATGCTCGTGGAGCCAATCCAAGGCATCAGCTTATACACTGGAATACCGAAGGTATTTTTCCCACTCGTATGGTTCGAGCAGAAAGTAAGAATCACTCCAGATATGGCAGACCAACTGAAGGTGCTGCCCATTGTCATGCTTTCCGGACATATCTTCGCCGGAATTTGCTTGATCGTGGGCATAACTCTTCTCTGCTGGACTCCGGTTCAGATTCTACTGGCTTCCTGTCGGAATCGTAGATACGATCTGaagaccaaaaccaaaacgaatGGCCAGTATAAGAGTCGCTCCCAATTCTCCAGTGCTGAGGAACTGAAGTCCAAGGCCTCCACTTTGGTCTGCGAAAAGAGTGTCAAAGGATCTCCGGACAGTTCGCCGCTCCTCGAAAAAGGCCGAAAGCCAACCATCATTAAATCCCAGACGGGTGAAAGTGTGGCCACTGCATCCACAGCCATCAGCGACAATAAGCAGGATTGA
- the LOC6731355 gene encoding retinaldehyde-binding protein 1 isoform X2, whose product MGKAECISYDEHKLPYIDLGSAQIRMEKEPAPEWALKKAQDELREVPGVKEQAIKDLRELIQNEKYLNLPLDDEYMMMFLRPTHYYPESALKRLKNFYHMKLKYGAACENIIPSKLRNVFEANILNLLPQRDQHGRRLLVLEAGSKKMEAIASAPGGSIPWHSIDRTGFYGGALFTNLRRSCHHRYGRAAT is encoded by the exons ATGGGCAAGGCAGAGTGCATTAGCTACGATGAGCACAAGTTGCCCTACATCGATCTGGGCTCGGCACAGATCCGCATGGAGAAGGAACCAGCGCCGGAATGGGCACTGAAGAAGGCACAGGACGAGCTGCGGGAAGTGCCCGGCGTAAAGGAGCAGGCCATCAAGGATCTCAGGGAACTTATTCAAA ATGAAAAGTACCTGAACCTGCCATTGGATGATGAGTATATGATGATGTTCCTGCGTCCCACCCATTACTATCCAGAAAGTGCCTTGAAAAGA CTCAAGAACTTTTATCACATGAAATTGAAGTACGGAGCCGCTTGCGAGAATATAATCCCCAGCAAGTTGAGAAACGTTTTCGAGGCAAATATTCTGAATTTGCTGCCCCAAAGAGATCAACACGGCCGACGCCTTTTGGTGCTGGAAGCTGGCAGTAA AAAAATGGAAGCCATCGCAAGTGCCCCTGGTGGATCTATTCCGTGGCATTCAATTGACCGTACTGGGTTCTATGGTGGAGCCCTATTCACAAATTTGCGGCGCAGTTGTCATCATCGATATGGAAG GGCTGCCACTTAG
- the LOC6731354 gene encoding retinaldehyde-binding protein 1, which produces MAATDIAEEAFHLRLGYLKPETVEIARVELRETEEVKAEAILKLRELLKATPELNYKDDDAFLTVFLRACHFYPEGALEKMKTTASFRKEYASLVRGLLVEQVKEKFVKGSVINVLKNCDQKGRRVLIVNCGKLWDPSDITSDEMFRMLYMVHLAAQLEEETQVRGVVCIMDFEGLSMKQVKALSPSFSKRLLTFIQEAMPLRMKEVHFVKQPFIFNMVWSLFKPFVKQKLNSRMHFHGSDMKSLQKFLDPSVLPANYKGTLPAIDYGGVEWFPALEQQAQYVAEWSQLGPAQW; this is translated from the exons ATGGCTGCCACCGATATCGCCGAGGAGGCCTTCCACTTGCGCCTGGGCTATCTGAAGCCGGAGACCGTGGAAATCGCCCGTGTGGAACTCCGCGAAACCGAAGAAGTCAAGGCGGAGGCCATCCTCAAGCTGCGGGAGCTGCTCAAGGCCACGCCCGAGCTGAACTACAAGGATGACGACGCCTTCCTCACAGTCTTCCTGCGCGCCTGCCACTTTTACCCCGAGGGAGCCCTGGAAAAG ATGAAAACCACAGCGAGCTTCCGCAAGGAGTACGCCTCTTTGGTCCGAGGACTCCTGGTCGAGCAGGTTAAGGAGAAATTCGTGAAGGGCAGTGTGATCAATGTGCTCAAGAACTGCGACCAGAAGGGTCGTCGTGTGCTCATCGTGAACTGTGGCAAGCTCTGGGATCCCAGCGATATTACCAGCGATGAGATGTTCCGCATGCTCTACATGGTGCATCTTGCCGcccagctggaggaggagaccCAGGTAAGGGGCGTGGTCTGCATCATGGACTTCGAGGGACTGTCGATGAAGCAGGTGAAGGCCCTGTCGCCGAGCTTCTCCAAGCGATTGCTCACATTCATCCAGGAGGCGATGCCCCTTCGCATGAAGGAGGTGCACTTCGTGAAGCAGCCGTTCATCTTCAACATGGTTTGGTCGCTCTTCAAGCCCTTCGTCAAGCAAAAGCTGAACAGTAGG ATGCACTTCCACGGCAGTGACATGAAGTCGTTGCAGAAGTTCCTCGACCCCTCCGTCCTGCCCGCCAACTACAAGGGTACTCTGCCCGCGATCGACTACGGTGGCGTCGAGTGGTTCCCCGCTCTGGAGCAGCAGGCCCAGTATGTGGCCGAGTGGAGCCAGCTGGGCCCTGCCCAATGGTGA
- the LOC6731355 gene encoding alpha-tocopherol transfer protein-like isoform X1 — protein sequence MGKAECISYDEHKLPYIDLGSAQIRMEKEPAPEWALKKAQDELREVPGVKEQAIKDLRELIQNEKYLNLPLDDEYMMMFLRPTHYYPESALKRLKNFYHMKLKYGAACENIIPSKLRNVFEANILNLLPQRDQHGRRLLVLEAGKKWKPSQVPLVDLFRGIQLTVLGSMVEPYSQICGAVVIIDMEGLPLSHITQFTPSFAAMLLDYIQECICMRLKAVHIVNNSYIFNMLFAVFKPFIREKLRKRIFFHGKDYKSLISHIEAKALPPKYGGSATWELPPGKVLGEFFECYSKDYELADSYGYTEGYKMKK from the exons ATGGGCAAGGCAGAGTGCATTAGCTACGATGAGCACAAGTTGCCCTACATCGATCTGGGCTCGGCACAGATCCGCATGGAGAAGGAACCAGCGCCGGAATGGGCACTGAAGAAGGCACAGGACGAGCTGCGGGAAGTGCCCGGCGTAAAGGAGCAGGCCATCAAGGATCTCAGGGAACTTATTCAAA ATGAAAAGTACCTGAACCTGCCATTGGATGATGAGTATATGATGATGTTCCTGCGTCCCACCCATTACTATCCAGAAAGTGCCTTGAAAAGA CTCAAGAACTTTTATCACATGAAATTGAAGTACGGAGCCGCTTGCGAGAATATAATCCCCAGCAAGTTGAGAAACGTTTTCGAGGCAAATATTCTGAATTTGCTGCCCCAAAGAGATCAACACGGCCGACGCCTTTTGGTGCTGGAAGCTGGCA AAAAATGGAAGCCATCGCAAGTGCCCCTGGTGGATCTATTCCGTGGCATTCAATTGACCGTACTGGGTTCTATGGTGGAGCCCTATTCACAAATTTGCGGCGCAGTTGTCATCATCGATATGGAAG GGCTGCCACTTAGCCACATCACACAATTTACACCGTCGTTTGCCGCCATGTTGCTGGATTACATTCAAGAATGCATCTGCATGCGTTTGAAAGCAGTTCACATTGTGAATAATTCATACATATTCAATATGCTCTTTGCCGTATTTAAGCCATTCATTCGCGAAAAGCTGCGCAAGAGG ATATTCTTCCATGGCAAGGACTACAAGTCCCTGATCTCCCATATTGAGGCGAAGGCTTTGCCTCCGAAATACGGTGGTTCTGCCACATGGGAACTGCCACCCGGCAAAGTCCTGGGCGAATTCTTTGAGTGCTATTCCAAGGATTATGAAC tTGCTGACAGCTATGGTTATACTGAGGGGTATAAGATGAAGAAGTAA
- the LOC6731353 gene encoding dihydrolipoyllysine-residue acetyltransferase component of pyruvate dehydrogenase complex, mitochondrial isoform X1, producing the protein MLRSLATTRNELGALRSVLLRSNNATYVRRSTGNVVVRALSSQLINSRNLQSIRSKLNTSQSPVTWSYNFARAYANLPEHIRVPLPALSPTMERGSIVSWEKKEGDKLNEGDLLCEIETDKATMGFETPEEGFLAKILIQGGTKDVPVGQLLCIIVPDQGSVAAFANFKDDGAAAAPAAPAAAPAPAPAPAAAAAPPPPPAAAPAAAAPPPAPAAAPAAAGTGRVYASPMAKRLAEAQQLRLQGKGSGVHGSIKSGDLAGQKPAAKPAAAAPAKAPKAAGTRYEDIPVTNMRAVIAKRLLESKTQLPHYYVTVQCQVDKLLKFRAKVNKKYEKQGARVSVNDFIIKAVAIASLRVPEANSAWMDTVIRKYDDVDVSVAVSTDKGLITPIVFNADRKGVLEISKDVKALAAKARDNKLQPHEFQGGTISVSNLGMFGVNQFAAVINPPQSCILAIGTTTKQLVADPDSLKGFKEVNMLTVTLSADHRVVDGAVAARWLQHFRDYMEDPSNMVL; encoded by the exons ATGCTGCGCTCCCTTGCAACAACACGAAACGAACTTGGGGCCCTTCGCTCCGTGCTCCTGCGATCGAATAACGCCACCTATGTCCGCCGATCGACGGGAAATGTGGTAGTGCGCGCCCTCAGCAGCCAGCTGATCAACTCCCGGAATCTCCAGAGCATCAG GTCGAAACTCAACACTAGCCAGTCGCCGGTCACATGGAGCTACAACTTCGCCCGTGCCTATGCAAACCTTCCGGAACACATCAGGGTGCCACTGCCCGCGCTTTCACCCACTATGGAGCGCGGATCGATTGTCAGCTGGGAGAAGAAGGAGGGCGACAAGCTCAACGAAG GTGACCTGCTGTGTGAGATTGAGACGGACAAGGCCACCATGGGCTTCGAGACGCCCGAGGAGGGCTTTCTGGCTAAGATTCTCATCCAGGGCGGCACCAAGGACGTTCCCGTGGGCCAGCTGCTGTGCATTATCGTACCGGACCAAGGCAGCGTAGCTGCCTTCGCGAACTTCAAGGACGACGGtgccgcagcagcaccagctgctccggcagcagctccagctccagctccagcacccgcagcagcagcagcaccgccaccaccacccgccgcagctccagctgccgCTGCGCCCCCACCAgctcccgctgctgctccagctgcagcaggtACGGGCCGTGTGTATGCCAGTCCCATGGCCAAGCGACTAGCCGAGGCACAACAGCTGCGTCTACAAG GCAAGGGCAGTGGAGTCCATGGCTCAATTAAATCTGGTGATCTTGCAGGCCAGAAGCCAGCAGCCAAGCCAGCTGCTGCGGCACCTGCCAAGGCACCCAAGGCAGCTGGAACGCGCTACGAGGACATCCCGGTGACCAACATGCGCGCAGTGATTGCCAAACGCCTGCTGGAGTCAAAGACCCAACTGCCTCACTACTACGTCACTGTGCAATGCCAAGTGGATAAG CTCCTGAAGTTCCGCGCGAAGGTGAACAAGAAGTACGAGAAGCAGGGTGCCCGCGTCTCTGTGAACGACTTCATTATCAAGGCCGTGGCCATCGCCAGTCTTAGGGTTCCCGAAGCGAACTCCGCCTGGATGGACACTGTAATCCGCAAGTACGACGACGTCGACGTTTCTGTTGCTGTCTCCACAGATAAGGGTCTGATTACCCCGATTGTCTTCAATGCCGACCGCAAGGGAGTCCTGGAGATCTCCAAGGATGTCAAGGCTCTGGCAGCCAAGGCGCGCGACAACAAACTGCAGCCCCACGAATTCCAGGGTGGCACCATTTCGGTTTCTAATCTGGGCATGTTCG GTGTGAACCAGTTTGCCGCTGTTATCAACCCTCCTCAATCGTGCATCCTTGCCATTGGTACCACAACGAAGCAGTTGGTTGCTGATCCCGACAGTTTGAAGGG CTTCAAGGAGGTCAACATGCTGACGGTCACCCTGAGTGCTGATCATCGTGTTGTGgatggtgctgttgctgccaggTGGCTGCAGCACTTCCGCGACTACATGGAGGATCCTTCCAATATGGTATTGTAA